Proteins encoded within one genomic window of Conchiformibius steedae:
- a CDS encoding type IV pilin protein: MNTQTIRRQHGFSLVEMLVVLIILGVLAAFALPMYQDYVEKGKLADAKTAAIKLRQEFEAARLARPRAFASRAQFQTEYNNAKTAAVTGKVKTQYRFSETILPTGQNARPSGFSIAITPIKSGKYGLRMNMGGDVLLCDYKNNSLANESSCSKF, encoded by the coding sequence ATGAACACCCAAACTATCCGCCGCCAACACGGTTTTTCTTTAGTTGAAATGCTGGTCGTCCTGATTATTCTGGGCGTATTGGCAGCTTTTGCCCTACCCATGTATCAAGATTATGTAGAAAAAGGGAAATTGGCAGATGCCAAAACCGCTGCCATCAAACTGCGCCAAGAGTTTGAAGCCGCACGTTTGGCACGCCCCCGCGCCTTTGCCAGCCGCGCCCAATTCCAAACCGAATACAACAACGCCAAAACCGCTGCCGTTACCGGAAAAGTGAAAACCCAATACCGTTTTAGCGAAACCATTCTGCCTACAGGTCAAAATGCCCGTCCCAGCGGCTTCAGCATTGCCATTACCCCCATTAAATCAGGCAAATACGGTTTACGCATGAATATGGGCGGTGATGTATTGTTGTGCGATTATAAAAACAACAGCTTGGCAAACGAATCGTCCTGCAGCAAATTTTAA